The following are encoded in a window of Lynx canadensis isolate LIC74 chromosome B1, mLynCan4.pri.v2, whole genome shotgun sequence genomic DNA:
- the CABS1 gene encoding calcium-binding and spermatid-specific protein 1, whose translation MVPFCPMAEDGLPKICSHPPTESRKTTEATILFGDDNTIPKSETTMTSEGDHITSLNDNTLESDFSTTGNKFTSLKEKLKSEDDAESHLIRSSTHLEKEITSLIGTTNSMANDSITENFIPVKIGNISSPSATVSLIDFSTNIAKEDILLDTTGPGNEYVSITSEVSGTLKDGTASIVDTPALPAKKDEPDVNNYSSSVKSNVTADEAVQITTSSIPESEISSATEKDFTTIPDIAALTEEKVTEIDLNIPEDDPNAVPKLTDSDEEKFITVFELTTTVERCEDKPEDVLITDEESMDEVNVWVEKDITNEAENHPILLTAVESRYDFVVPISVDVNLMEDSSITTKDLSENNTMEYVTKDSEPLARTTSDLDTLSHEDDAFTTEMGVFKLLKEEPDEFLI comes from the coding sequence ATGGTGCCATTTTGTCCCATGGCTGAAGATGGTTTGCCAAAAATTTGCTCTCATCCTCcaacagaaagcaggaaaacaactGAAGCAACCATTTTATTTGGGGATGACAACACTATTCCTAAATCAGAAACAACTATGACCTCAGAAGGAGACCACATTACTTCATTAAATGACAATACACTAGAAAGTGATTTTTCAACAACAGGCAACAAGTTTACATCTCTGAAGGAAAAACTAAAATCAGAAGATGATGCTGAGTCTCATCTTATTAGGTCATCAACCCATCTGGAGAAAGAAATTACTAGTCTGATAGGCACAACAAACTCCATGGCTAATGACTCTATTACTGAAAACTTCATTCCAGTGAAAATTGGTAATATCTCATCACCAAGTGCTACTGTTTCTTTAATAGATTTTTCCACTAACATAGCAAAAGAAGATATTCTCTTGGATACCACTGGCCCAGGGAATGAATATGTCTCTATAACTTCTGAAGTCTCTGGCACACTGAAGGATGGCACCGCTAGCATTGTGGACACCCCTGCCCTTCCAGCTAAGAAGGATGAACCCGATGTTAACAATTACAGTTCCTCAGTTAAATCCAATGTCACTGCTGATGAGGCTGTCCAGATCACCACCTCGTCTATTCCTGAGTCTGAAATCTCTTCTGCTACTGAAAAAGACTTCACCACTATTCCAGATATAGCTGCCCTTACAGAAGAGAAAGTGACTGAAATCGACCTCAACATTCCAGAGGATGACCCCAATGCTGTGCCTAAACTAACAGATTCTGATGAGGAAAAGTTCATCACTGTGTTTGAGCTCACTACCACTGTTGAAAGGTGCGAAGATAAGCCAGAAGATGTTCTGATAACTGATGAAGAGTCTATGGATGAAGTCAATGTTTGGGTGGAGAAAGATATTACAAATGAAGCAGAGAACCATCCCATTTTGCTTACTGCTGTTGAATCTAGATATGACTTTGTAGTCCCTATATCAGTAGATGTGAACCTCATGGAAGATTCATCTATTACGACAAAAGATCTGtctgaaaataatacaatggaatatgtaACTAAGGACAGTGAGCCACTTGCAAGAACTACCTCTGATCTAGATACCCTAAGCCATGAGGACGATGCTTTTACTACTGAAATGGGTGTCTTTAAGCTACTGAAGGAAGAACCAGATGAGTTCCTGATTTGA